One Pagrus major chromosome 15, Pma_NU_1.0 DNA window includes the following coding sequences:
- the sprn gene encoding shadow of prion protein translates to MSFSIMSPSSQMSGMNQVLATVWTCLLLSAFLCEPVLSKGGRGGSRGSSRGSSSRSSTAGNHRGAGTYGGTRSRFRAAGRSSPVRVASAAAAGAAVALTADKWYASAYRRSNADNSDEELDYFNRTNYFDALMSGSTQRGFSLPQMVSIIVATFSPKYGLLLDSIL, encoded by the coding sequence ATGAGCTTCTCCATCATGTCTCCTTCATCACAGATGTCAGGGATGAACCAGGTGCTTGCAACAGTCTGGACTTGCCTCCTGCTCTCTGCTTTCCTCTGTGAGCCCGTGCTGTCCAAGGGCGGTCGTGGAGGATCCCGGGGCTCCTCTCGGGGGTCCTCCTCCCGCAGCTCCACGGCGGGGAACCACCGAGGAGCAGGCACATACGGTGGGACCCGCTCTCGCTTCAGGGCGGCAGGGCGGTCGTCCCCTGTGAGGGTGGcaagtgcagcagcagcaggggcgGCGGTGGCGTTAACAGCGGATAAATGGTACGCCTCTGCCTACCGCCGCAGCAACGCAGACAACTCAGATGAAGAGCTGGATTACTTCAACAGGACCAATTACTTTGATGCACTCATGTCAGGCTCAACTCAAAGGGGATTTTCTCTCCCTCAGATGGTTTCTATCATTGTTGCAACATTTTCCCCCAAATATGGACTCTTACTGGACAGTATACTGTAG
- the echs1 gene encoding enoyl-CoA hydratase, mitochondrial: protein MAFLCRSAASLLKPSRAAPAVLSAARLYSSGGQYEYILVEKRGEKSNVGFIQLNRPKALNALCDGLMKEVGQALDAFEVDSDVGAIVITGSDRAFAAGADIKEMQNRTFQECYGGNFLAHWNRVSTVKKPVIAAVNGFALGGGCELAMMCDIIYAGEKAQFGQPEILLGTIPGAGGTQRLTRAVGKSLAMELVLTGDKINAQEAKQSGLVSKICPVDQLVTEAVKCGEKIASNSKLVSAMAKEAVNAAYELTLAEGNRLEKRLFHATFATDDRKEGMTAFVEKRKASFQDK, encoded by the exons ATGGCTTTCCTCTGCAGAAGTGCAGCTTCTCTCCTGAAGCCCTCCAGAGCAGCTCCGGCCGTCCTGTCTGCTGCTCGTCTCTAcagctcag GTGGTCAGTATGAGTatattttggtggaaaagcgaGGTGAGAAGAGTAATGTGGGTTTCATCCAGCTGAACCGACCCAAGGCTCTTAACGCTCTGTGTGATGGGCTGATGAAGGAGGTGGGACAGGCCCTGGATGCCTTCGAAGTCGACAGCGACGTCGGAGCTATCGTCATCACCGGCAGTGACAGAGCCTTTGCTG CGGGAGCCGACATTAAAGAGATGCAGAATCGAACCTTCCAGGAGTGTTACGGTGGGAACTTCCTGGCTCACTGGAACAGAGTGTCCACAGTGAAGAAGCCTGTGATTGCAGCTGTCAATGGATTTGCT ctggGCGGAGGCTGTGAGCTGGCCATGATGTGTGACATCATCTATGCCGGAGAGAAGGCACAGTTCGGCCAACCAGAGATCCTGTTGGGGACCATTCCTG GGGCGGGAGGCACCCAGAGGCTGACCCGCGCAGTTGGCAAATCCCTGGCAATGGAGCTGGTACTCACAGGAGACAAAATTAATGCTCAAGAAGCCAAGCAATCAG GTTTGGTGAGTAAAATTTGTCCTGTGGACCAGTTGGTGACTGAAGCTGTTAAATGTGGGGAGAAAATTGCTTCCAACTCCAAATTGGTCTCTGCTATGGCTAAAGAGGCTGTTAATGCAG CTTATGAACTGACTTTGGCTGAGGGTAACCGTTTGGAAAAGCGCTTATTCCACGCTACCTTTGCCACA GATGACCGTAAAGAAGGCATGACAGCATTTGTGGAGAAGAGAAAGGCCAGTTTCCAGGACAAgtag
- the fuom gene encoding fucose mutarotase has protein sequence MVVLKGIPSVLSPELLYALAKMGHGDEIVLADANFPTSSICACGPKEIRADGLGIPKLLEAILKLLPLDTYVPHAAAVMDLVDSDKQRGLAVPVWVTYRGLLIETGAPTSIETVERFAFYERAKKAFAVVATGETALYGNLILKKGVIPAELLQ, from the exons ATGGTCGTACTGAAAGGGATCCCCTCTGTTTTATCACCTGAGCTGCTCTATGCTCTCGCTAAAATGGGCCATGGGGATGAAATAG tTCTTGCTGATGCAAATTTTCCAACATCTTCCATCTGTGCTTGTGGGCCAAAAGAGATCAGAGCTGATG GTTTGGGAATCCCAAAGCTTTTGGAAGCCATTTTGAAGCTGTTGCCCCTGGATACCTATGTTCCCCATGCG GCTGCAGTCATGGATCTGGTAGACAGTGACAAACAGAGGGGTCTAGCCGTCCCTGTGTGGGTCACTTACAGGGGTCTCCTAATTGAGACTGGTGCTCCG ACTTCTATTGAGACAGTGGAAAGGTTTGCTTTCTATGAACGAGCCAAGAAAGCTTTTGCTGTTGTGGCAACAGG ggagaCAGCTCTGTATGGTAATCTGATACTGAAGAAGGGGGTAAttcctgctgagctgctgcagtga
- the mtg1 gene encoding mitochondrial ribosome-associated GTPase 1, with product MKLYQALRNVGKFRTVFDFGGRDVAHWFPGHMAKGLRQMKASLKSVDCVIEIHDARIPFSGRNPVFQETLDVRPHLLVLNKTDLTDLSNKQRILKTLEKNGVRNVLFTDCLKQRDDNIKKLVPMVVEIIESTPRFNRDENTNYCLMVIGVPNVGKSSLINALRRTYLKKGRASRVGGEPGITKAVLTKIQVCERPIMHLLDTPGVLPPKIESVETGMKLALCGTILDHLVGEDIIADYLLYSLNRLGNFSYVEKYNLQEPCDDIKNVLKRIAVKLGKTQRVKAITGVGNITVTIPNYTAAAYDFIRAFRKGELGQVMLD from the exons ATGAAACTGTACCAGGCGCTCCGTAATGTCGGGAAGTTCAGAACCGTGTTTGACTTCGGTGGACGGGACGTGGCCCATTGGTTCCCCGGACACATGGCTAAAG GACTCAGACAGATGAAAGCCAGCCTCAAGAGTGTGGACTGCGTCATAGAAATCCATGATGCCAGA ATTCCCTTCTCTGGAAGAAACCCTGTGTTTCAGGAGACTCTAGATGTCAGACCACATCTGCTAGTTCTCAACAAGACGGACCTCACTGATCTGTCCAACAAGCAG AGAATCCTGAAGACACTCGAAAAGAACGGGGTGAGGAATGTTCTCTTCACAGACTGTTTGAAGCAGAGAGATGACAACATCAAAAAG ttGGTGCCAATGGTGGTTGAAATTATCGAGAGCACACCGCGCTTTAACAGAGATGAG AATACAAATTATTGCCTGATGGTGATCGGAGTGCCCAATGTGGGGAAGTCATCTCTTATTAATGCCCTAAGGAGAACATACTTGAAAAAAG GTCGTGCATCTCGAGTAGGTGGGGAGCCAGGTATCACTAAAGCAGTCCTGACTAAAATTCAG GTGTGTGAGCGACCCATAATGCACCTGTTGGACACACCAGGAGTCCTGCCCCCTAAGATTGAGAGTGTTGAAACAGGGATGAAGCTGGCTTTATGTG gAACTATTCTGGACCATTTAGTGGGTGAAGACATAATCGCTGACTACTTACTTTACTCTCTGAACAGGCTCGGGAATTTCAG tTATGTAGAGAAATACAACCTCCAAGAGCCTTGTGATGACATCAAGAATGTCCTCAAACGTATTGCTGTAAAACTTGGGAAGACTCAACGGGTAAAAGCCATTACTGGAGTGG GGAACATTACCGTCACTATCCCAAACTACACAGCAGCGGCTTACGATTTCATCAGAGCCTTCAGGAAAGGAGAGCTGGGACAAGTAATGCTGGACTGA